The Rhododendron vialii isolate Sample 1 chromosome 1a, ASM3025357v1 region TTGGGGGAAAACAGATTCTGGATGGAGTTCTTATTGCTAATGAAGTGATTCATAGCTAGAAAAATAGTTCTCAAGGTGGTCTAATtcttaaaattgattttgaaagagCATAGGATTGTGTtaattggggttttttttattggatttgcaTGTGAAAATGGGATTTGGGGAAAAATGGTGTGGCTGTATTAAAGAGTGCATTTCTACTATGGCAATGTTTGTTCTAATTAATGGTTCAGCTACTAAGGAGTTTCAAACTCAAAAAGGTCTCAGACAAGGGGATCCTTTATCCCCATTTCTTTTCAATATTGTGGTTGAAGCTTTGAATATATTGTTGGAAAGAGCCAGaagattaaaaataatcaaaggaACACGGATTGGGGCAAATGGAGTTATCTTGTCGCATCTCCAATTTGCGGATGATACAATTCTCTTTTGTAACAATGATAGAGTGGAGTTGGCTAATATAAAAAGGGTGCTCAGATGTTTCCAGCTTATGTCAGGTTTGAAAATTAACTTCTCCAAAAGCTCTTTGTGTGGTGTTGAGATTTGTCAACAGGAGGTGAAAGATCTTGCTCAGGTGATGGGGTGTAAAATTGAGACTTTGCCAATCAAATACTTGGGGTTACCGTTGGGTGCTAATCCGAAGAGGATTAAAACATGGGAACCAGTTTTGGACAGGATGGGTAAGAAATTGAGCATATGGACAAGGAGATTTAATTCAACAAGAGGTAGACTCACTTTGTTGAACTCGAACTTTGGTCATCTACCAATTTATTAtatgtctttattcaaaatgcCTGTGGCTGTAGCACACTCTATTGAGAAATTGCAACAAcgatttttttggggtgattcTGTGGACAAGAAGAATATGCATTTGGTGAAATGGGAGGTGATTACCAAGAAGAAAGAGAATGGAGGGTTGGGAGTGAAGAATCTACAGATTCAAAACCTAGCGCTGCTTGCAAAATGGTGGTGGTGACAAGGATTCTTTGTGGGTGAAAGTCATCCGAGGGAAGTACAATCTTGTTCAGGACTGCTAGCTTCCTCATCTCCCTGCTTCGGGTCAGATCACGAACTTATGGAGAGATATTTGCTCCATCGGGAATGTCTCTTCGCCTATTGGTCCTATAATTCAAGAGGGCTTTCAAATGCAAGTGGGCTCTGGACAGGAAACGAAATTCTGGGATCATGTTTGGCTCGGGGAGGTAGCACTCAAGGAAGTATATCCCAGACTCTTTTTAATCTCTTCTCAAAAAGAGCTCATGGTCAGCTATGAAGGAAGAGGGTGGGGCTGGTAGATGGAATCTTCTATTCGGAAGGCGTTTGTATGATTGGGAAAAATGCTAAGAAGAGGAGTTACAACAAAGATTGCAAGGTACGGTTTTGGACCCATCCAAACAGGACTCGCTGCAATGGAAATGGACAGTAAATAAGAGATTCTCGGTGAAATCGGTTTATGGACAATGGGAGCAAGCTGTTCAGGTGTGAGATGATGTGTTGGGATCATTATGGAGGAACCTTAGACCAccaaaggtggaaattttcTCCTGGTTGGCTCTACAAGGTAGGGTAGTTACTAGATTTGTTCTTGCTAACAAAAATGTGATTCCAGAGGGTCAAATGCTTCTCTGCCAGTTTTGCTCTTTGTATGAGGAAACACCGGATCGAGCATCTCCTTTTGCATTGTTCGTTTCCTTGGAACATTTGGTCGATACTTATGCAGTGGTGGAAGTTGGAATGGGTATGTCCCCCTTCTCTGGCAGTCTTAGCTACTTGGTGGTTTGGCAACAGGTTTCGAAATTTGGAACGACACATTTGGGAGGTGACTTTCTTTGCTACTTTGTGGTCTTTGTGGCTTGCGAGGAATGACCTCATGTTCAACAATGTATCAAGGTCCGCGAGTGAGGTAGGGGATCTAGTCAAAACAAGGGTGGCTATGTGGATGAAAACTAAGTTCGACATCAAGATGTACTCGGTGGAGGAGTTTAAGAGCATTCTAGGTGGAATCCGTACACTAAAGCTCTAAGTTTGGCCTTGTGGTGTTGTAACATCCAACCTTCGGTTGGATGCtcccttttgtttttctccctttttctcCCTTGATGTACCCCTGTTCGAGTTTTATAAAACCATTTTCGTTtgccgagccaaaaaaaaaattgcttggacAAAACCCCCAAACATGGACCAAGTATTCAACAAGTGTCCGCAAGACttatccaaaaaacaaaaaaacaaaaaaaaaaaaacaagtgtcCACATGTGTCCATAATTGCTTCATAACACAAAACTCCCCAcactgattatttttttttatcgccCAAAACCCTACACTAATTTCGGAAAAAACCCCAGACAAAACCCACACAAAACCCCACATTGATTTCCGATTTTGGAACAAACCCCAGACAAAACCCCCACActgaattattattattgtttttttgtttttttctcttggCCAAAACCCCACACGGATTTCAGAACATGCAGTCACAAACAAGTTTAATACCCAACACAATCggaaataaaaacagttttttgtaCTTACAGTTGGGGATGGAGTCCTTGTCCCCTTGCCTCAACTCATCCATCATTCCTTGCCTTCCcagtaaatgaaccgagcaagGATGGACCGAGAAAGGAGGGAATTGAACTGAGCAAGGATGAACGTAACCCTAAATGAATGGCATTTGATCGGATGAAGAGAGGGGAGATAGAGAGAACTCAAAAGCGTGTAGTTGTGGGGTGCCTGCATTGTGTACGTATGTGGAGAGAGAAGGTTGTGTGAAAAGGGGCCTTTGCTTTTTCACGAGGTGTGAGACATGAAATGTCTATCTTACCCCTGGCTTTTGGGCTAGACTGCACGTGATAGGCACATGTGCCTCTTTTCCGTCCAAATGGGTAGAACCGGTATTGATTGGATCACATGGGTAACGGAGagatagttgaggggatgaaatcgCCAAATTGATAGTTTAAAGACGAAATAGTGAAAAGTTGCATAATTtagagaataaaagaaaaaaaaatactcttccTTTTAATATCCAAGGTTGGGGTGGAGAGTAACAATTGGGTAATTGGGGAGAGGGGACTAATTATGGACATGGTTGGACATGACCATAAATAATCTTGCTGCAGAGAGGGTATTTAGTCCATGAGATTAAGCAAATAATCTATCTAACCACGTGCAGTTAACAACTAACAAGAGGCTCTCATGAGTTGTGCCACTGATGATTGACACACTTGAAAGAGTAAACTGAGCAAGAGACACTGCTCAACGcacaaacaactaaaattcaCAAGTACAAAGATTCAGAGTGCGAACGAGCGTGAGAAGTGAGAACGGGAGGAAataccattttgaaaaattatatgtgACTAAGCTATGAGCATTGATAGTGTGCCGGGATCCTTGTGTTGAAATTCAGATGAATTCGACACATATCAGAACCCTGACATCTGTATCCTTGCTAATAAAGTAAAAGAAGACGACATTGAAAAGGAAATCCCTCTCTAATATTATACCTCGGTcaactttcctttcttctccttACAATAGACGAAAAATCCTTCTCTAATATGGCTCACATGAGTAGTGTCACTAAGGGTTATCGTATATGGGGGATTAATGAACCAAATTAAACTGAGAAGCTCGCCTCCCTGTCTTAATTGCTGGAAGTGGCTATTTTTCTGACCGAAACCTTTTTCACAGCGAGTTGCAGCGCATAGCATCCTCAACCACATTTGTTTGATTATTTCCCATCTCTTTGTCTTCTCATTTCCCTTCAAATATGTGGCAATCCTACTCCAACTCCGCCGAGATCCTTCAGAATCCATCAGCAAATTAAGGCAAGTCGCGTTTACGTCACATGCATCCCCTATAAGATGTCCCGGATTGTAGAGCTCGTCTTCCAAATCTCCAAGTGCTACAACATTGGGCAACAGTGAAGGATGTAGTATAAGTAGATACATCATGTAATCTGATAAAGCTTTGGACACTTCCCTGTTTTGCTTCCACGACGAAGAGTCGGATCCAGAGGGATCATCTTCACCTCCTGCATCCCATTCCATTTCTAAACAGTAGCATATTTCTGTTGCCAAGTGTGCGGTCTTAATTCGCTCGGAAAAAGCATCCTCCGTGGTGTCTTCTAATATCTCCCAAACTTCGTCCAATTCATCGATTAGGCTGTCTGATATTCTTGAATCAATAGGATCACAAAGCTCTAAAATTGCTTTGTATACCAGAGGATATACAGAACATGCCGTCGTGTGTCGATATCTATTCCACTTATCCTCGTAATTAAGCCCCAACACCGATCTGATTATTTTTCTACTTGGACaccttcttccttctttttttgatccgcttctACTTGGACTTTGAACACCAGTTTCTCTGACTTTGAGAAAATAACCAACTAGATCAAATTGCCCCATAATTTGAGACCAGTACTTTTTCTGCTTGTTGAAAAGCCGCGGAAATCTTTGGCTTAACCATATCACCCATTCCTTTTTACCCTGTTCAATTAGCCAAAGCATCATCCAATTGGAGGAAAATAGTACAACGGCTGCATAAATCTCCAAAGCTACAGCTCCTACTATTAATACCCCTGTAATGGCAATATCAATCTCATGCCAATTCCCTTCGTCTTCTTCCCTTGTCTTTAAAAGTACAATCTCAATGGTTAATCCTACTAATACACTCACTGTACATCCGAAGCTGACACAGCGCATGATAAAACCTCTCTTACTGTAGATTATGGGGGCCTTTGTATATAACAATTCATACACGAGGCCCATTTGAAGCTCCAGTGCATCCCACTTAATATTAGTCTCTGTAATTTCCCAGGGGTTGTTATGATCCCCCACTTCGTACACACCGCCCCCCTTCTTCAAATACCACCCCATAAACTGACACAGATGTTCACGAGCCAGAAGTAAAAGCCGCACATAGTCATGACCCTCACTTGAGAACCAAGGTCTATTCATAATAGAATCGGATATTCTATTCAAGTATTTATCGTCGCTCACCCACTTGAGAACCGAGGTTCTTTCCCAGTACTTGATAACTCCCGCTACTAACGCCGGAAGCGACATGAACGAGAACCATGAATTTTTCCACGACATCAGAATGACGTAAATCGCAAGGAAAAGTTGAACGACTAATCCCAAAAGGTGCCTCATCCACAACTGATTATCTTCCAGCGAATAAGCAGTTATGGTGTCAGGCCCACCAAGGTGTAACAAGAGCAGCGGTGCCCATAAGGCCCATAGTAAGTTGCTTTTTTCGCGATCGCCTTGGACGTCCGAGAGTTTTCCAAGAGCAACCGTTGCTGCCCAGTCTGCCATTAAATAGGCTGACCAAACAAGCACACTAATCCACATCGAGGATATATATTTTCTTCGGCTGCCGAATAGGGAAAGAATTATTTGTAGGGTAAAACTAAGGAGAACCAGTACTCGAAGATCCCACGTGTTCCAAAGTGTCCGCACCCATGTTGGAATCGGATCCATCTCACCCTAACCGTTTGTCTTCCTCATCATATGGTCAACATACGGGAAACAAAAAGTTAAATAGATGAGAGAAATCtgacaaataaaatttatttgattattttcaaATCTTTGCAAGATTTCACTCTAAACTAGTTAGcaaaataaattctttttgtttcacCTCAAATAATACTCTAAATCAGCTTAATGTGGAATAATACTCTAAATCAGCTTAATCTTTTTACAAGATTTCACTCTAAACTAGTTAGCAAAATAAATTCTCTAAAAAGTTAACCAATATCCAATTTTTGCGTGCTTTTATTTAGCTTAATGTGGTCTAATGCGCAATTCATCCATCTTTTGGTTCTTAAAATCTCATTAAGGTCCAATGACCGCAATTCAACACATAACGTGTtgcaaatttgaaaaattacttTATTATATCAGATTACAAATAAATTACTCGTGGTAAAGTGTGTGCCACATTTTTTAGACATAAATAAAATTGAGCCAAATTTGATTCATTCGGCCACTAACGTATGTTTctagttcttttaaaattttaatttagtaATGCAAGTACCGTGTCTCAAATCAGTTTCTTCGCACTTCGAAATAATCCATCACACATGAGGGATGAGTTAATATCAAGAGTTGATGGCAAGAAAATCAAACCTAAGATcttaaatatgttttctagtTATTGAGACACGTAGCGTGTAAAAATGACTATATATTTTGCAGAGAAAGCAATCAATGAAATCAAAACCCTACTTCCACTTTTGAAAAACATTAAATATCACTcaataaaatcaatttttttttaaaaataaccaCATCGTATTTCCTATAGCTTGTTACAAATTCAAGTAAACTTAGATATTCAGATAATAATCACCACAAGTAAAGAGAGACTGTCAaataaatttaagaaaaaacaaacaatataGTAGTTAATTAGGAGCATCTCAAACGAAAAAGTGAACAAAAGTATAACAAACAAGTTCTAAAtctaaaacaaaagttaattaaGCTGGAACACTAATCGATAATAAGTTTGTGCCTTGCGAggtcaatcaaaataaaaaaaaaattaacgaggAATAAGT contains the following coding sequences:
- the LOC131317598 gene encoding uncharacterized protein LOC131317598 is translated as MDPIPTWVRTLWNTWDLRVLVLLSFTLQIILSLFGSRRKYISSMWISVLVWSAYLMADWAATVALGKLSDVQGDREKSNLLWALWAPLLLLHLGGPDTITAYSLEDNQLWMRHLLGLVVQLFLAIYVILMSWKNSWFSFMSLPALVAGVIKYWERTSVLKWVSDDKYLNRISDSIMNRPWFSSEGHDYVRLLLLAREHLCQFMGWYLKKGGGVYEVGDHNNPWEITETNIKWDALELQMGLVYELLYTKAPIIYSKRGFIMRCVSFGCTVSVLVGLTIEIVLLKTREEDEGNWHEIDIAITGVLIVGAVALEIYAAVVLFSSNWMMLWLIEQGKKEWVIWLSQRFPRLFNKQKKYWSQIMGQFDLVGYFLKVRETGVQSPSRSGSKKEGRRCPSRKIIRSVLGLNYEDKWNRYRHTTACSVYPLVYKAILELCDPIDSRISDSLIDELDEVWEILEDTTEDAFSERIKTAHLATEICYCLEMEWDAGGEDDPSGSDSSSWKQNREVSKALSDYMMYLLILHPSLLPNVVALGDLEDELYNPGHLIGDACDVNATCLNLLMDSEGSRRSWSRIATYLKGNEKTKRWEIIKQMWLRMLCAATRCEKGFGQKNSHFQQLRQGGELLSLIWFINPPYTITLSDTTHVSHIREGFFVYCKEKKGKLTEV